In the genome of Peromyscus eremicus chromosome 1, PerEre_H2_v1, whole genome shotgun sequence, the window ATCTATAAAGAAGACTATGACAGGaaatctttattttatagctaaacaaaacaagtagaacatttctttcttttttttattcttttttttttttggggttttttgagacagggtttctctgtgtagctttggtgcctgtcctggatctcactctgtagaccaggttggcctcgaactcacagagatccgcctgcctctgcctcccaagtgctgggattaaaggcatacgcgccaccactgcccggcaagtagAACATTTCTATGCTATTGCACACTGGGCTTGCCTCAACCGTTTGCCTATTGTAACTTGTGCTActgtccttttttcttctttaacaatATTTGAACAAAATTAGTAAGAATCATATCAAGTAGAAAACAACATAAAGTTTACAAGAAAGGTTGTTAGTGTGTTTATAATGGCCACATGGGTGCCAGCCTCTGACTGTGCAACATCACCCTGTCACCTACAAGTTTATGATAGGGAACCACACAAATAAGTTGCAGAAAAAAACTCAACCAATCTCACAACATTATAAGTAATATTTACGATTTCATGTTGGACTGCATTCCTAGCTTTCCTCCTATATAAAGCCTAGAGGCCACAGGATGGACATGCTTGGGAGCATAATGAGAATAGGTTTAATTTCACTTTATATGGTTCCACCATTAACCCTTGTATGACATTACCAGGTTCTCAGGAAGAGAGGGTGAGTATTGTGATTAAGAGCAGAAGGCTTGCGTCTCGAGAACTTGATTCCAATCTAGACACTGAAACTCTAGAAAATTCATGTCTTTAATTTGAAGTTTATTTTCATTATCTCTATAAAATGTAGATTGAGTAATTTCTTTAGAAAGTAGATGAGAAGATACAGAGAATTAAAACCGAGGTTTCTACTGAACCTTAACTTTACACTAGATGTTTACAAAGTTTCAGTAGCAGAGGGGAGGCTGGAAAGAGGGACAGTGACAGGGTAAGCAGGAGTGAGCCAAAGGATCCAGTGAAAAAATACTATTTATTGTCTGATTACCAATAAAgaggtttcttttcttgttgagtACTCAGATAATAAAATCATACAAACTTGAAAAGAGAATTGTCAGTTGTAACCCCATCACTCTCAGAAATACATGATCACTACTTACTGAAGCACACATGTTAAAGAGAGAACTACAGAGCAATGTgttcattttaatgtattttctatgTACATAAATAGTATTTATGCTGATCATAGTAGTTTGAAATATCAGTAATTATATATACCTGACTAAGATGTCATATATTCAAATGTATCACCCATCAGGTGAAGAACTGAGGTAACTAATTTTAATTTGGCTGTGCTAAATTGTACTGAGATTCTAATATACTACAAATTGTCAGTTGATATTTGTATTTCTCCCATAGTATTCAATACCTATTTCATCATTAGTTCTTTGTTGCAcaatataaaatgttattttatgtcaTCTGTAGCAGTCATTTCTtcgtttttttttatttcattgtatctTGTGACATTTGAATCAAAGTTATCAATTCCTTTTGAAATTTGAATCTTTGTAGTCTGGCTTACTCAACTTATACTACTTGGAATCAGTAAATCACATCCCTATTTTTAAACCTCTATGCTATTTATGAATGTTTCTCTGTATACAATGCATGGGCAAACATGCTGAAAGCCAGTGATATATTTTCACTGTGATAAATCGTCTGAGCACCTTTTATTTGTCCCTACCTTGTCAATCGTTCAACTAAGACTTACTTAATGACGCAGATTAATTTTGCTTATTGGAAGTACTAATCCTAGTCCTCAGGCAGCCTTTTGTGATTGACTCTTATGGTGTGACTCACAGTGTCTGTTATGATGTACTCTGACATTATTTTCATTGTGACTATATTGTCTACTTCAAATTCTTGCAAAGTTTCATTTTTAACtgtttacatatttaaatattttattatctctttTTACTAAGACTATGTAGGCTAAATTGGAAGCAATAATTATATGTAAGTAGAAAGAAGAGTAAATCTCTCCTGAGCTAGGTCCTTGTTCCCACTAGGTTCCTCCACCCCAAGGATCATCATCATTCATTAACAGAGGGTTTCCTGTGGCTGGACTAACTATGTATGCACTATTTTTCTAGGGCATAATAGTAGTTTCCAAGGACCCTCAACAtggatatttttatctttttattttgttgtttgattttcctatttttattttattgaaaatgaatttttttcataaaatatattctgattacagttatCAGTTTCCCTATTCCTATGagcctccccatctcctcctcccattATGAATACTcaacttttctgtttctcttaggAAACAatcaggcatctaaggaataataataaaatgataagatgaaacaaagacaaacaaatcaataagacaaaacaaatagaagaaaaaagtcaaagaaagcaCAAGGAACACATATAgatacaggaacacacacacacacacacacacacacacatttgcacatacaaAATTCCCATTAAAAACACACAGCTGGAAggactaacacacacatacacacagtattatctttttttttttttttaagatttatttattatgtatacaatgttctgcctgtgtgtatgcctgcaggccagaagagggcaccagatctcattattgtgagccaccatgtggttgctgggaattgaactcaggacctctggaagaacagccagtgctcttaacctctgagccatctctccagctcccaatcTTTGTATTTTTGATTTGGGCAAATGTCAATGTGTAGTTTCAGACATACAATAATGTTAATTTctatttcaaaaatataataataaagaaaattttaaattgcagtttttataaaattttatttttttctgaaaatttcatacatgagtgtattattttcatcattttcacATTTTGCCCACACTGATGCTTCCCATGAGCAGTTGCTCCCTCATTTAAGTCTAGAATTGGCTTGGGGGTTTTAAAAGACCCACAATCAAATTATCTGCATGTGGTATTTATCTCATTTTTCAATATCTGCCCTCTTAATAGTTCTCATTGCTACACTAAAATATTGGAAACAAAACTAAAGGTAtgcttgattttcatttttttgtttgttgagtaCTCTGCCTGACAGGATAGCTGTACAccctgaagaaagagaagatgtCTGTGACTGTTCAAGGAGTAGATATGAGCTATGGTCAGAGGGGCCTTACAAGATGTTAACCTTCTCCTCAGGCAATGTTtgaataaagaagaagaaagctttcAGGATGCAGAGAGTCAGAAATGCTCAGAGTTACTAGCATGAGACTACTAttgagttatttttatattatatgataCAGGAATGATAGTAACTTTGTATTATATAattaaagtgattttaaaaagaatgaaatgaaatagtTACCAATGATAGCCAACAAGTGATAACAATAGATGAAAATTGGTGTCATTAGTACAAAAGATCTATgtgcaaaaaattttaaattgtgcaGAAGACAGACTTTAGAGACTTGGAGAAGGATGCTAAGTGTAACAGACAAAGATACGGCTATTTTCATTGATAACCCACAGAACTTTCTTTACATTGGAGATAAGTGAATTTGAGTGATAGACAGGATCACAGAACACTAACCCCTTTatcatatctttttatttatttctcactctgtagagtgATTTTTTAGAATGATTTTGCAAATAATAAATCAGACAAGCTTCATAAATATTATCACAGGTTTCACTATGTCTAACAAAACTAGTTAAGATCTTGCTCGCTCCTTAGACCTACATAAGAGATGGGTATACTCTGAGCAGCTCCACAGGCCTCTCACCTCATTAGGAGGAACAGAGGTGGATTGGTGATGCAACACACTCAgaatgctatttttctttttggtgccaCTAAAAGATACAAGGGGAGAACAAAAATAGTTTTTGGTTCTCTGATGTCAGACCACACAGTCCAAAAGAAAATTCAGTCTTTCAGAACATGGAAATAGTTTTACAGAACTCAATATCCAATTTTGAATTAATAAAACACCCAGTTATGTAGGTATTCTGACATAACTGATGTATGTGTTTCTTTCCTTGATGTTCATCTAGAGAGACAAATAACCATTCATGGGTGAGGACAACAGAACGTCTGTGACAGAATTCATCTTCCTGGGCCTCTCACAGGACCCACAGACCCAAGCcttgctcttcttcctctttcttctcatctACCTGCTCACTGTGCTGGGAAATCTGCTCATCATCGTCCTCATCCACACAGACCCCAGACTCCACACTCCCATGTACTTTTTCCTTAGAAACTTGTCCTTTGCAGATCTCTGCTTTTCTACCACCACAGTCCCCCAAGTGCTCATCCACTTCCTGGTGAAGAGAAAGACTATTTCTTTTGCTGGATGCTCAACTCAGATAGTCGTGTTACTTCTGGTTGGGTGTACAGATTGTGCACTCCTGGCAGTGATGTCCTATGACCGATATGTGGCTGTCTGCAAGCCTCTGCACTACTCCACCATCATGACACACTGGGTATGTGTCCAGCTGGCTGCAGGGTCCTGGGCCAGCGGTACATTTGTGTCCCTGGTAGATGCCACATTCACACTGTGTCTCCCTTACCGAGGAAACAATGTCATTAACCACTTTTTCTGTGAACCTCCTGCCCTCCTGAAGCTGGCTTCAGCAGACACTTACAGCACAGAAATGGCCATCTTTGCAATGGGTGTGATCATCCTTCTAGCGCCTGTCTCCCTCATCCTCATCTCCTACTGGAACATCATCTCCACTGTGATCCAGATGCAGTCTGGGGAGGGGAGGCTCAAGGTCTTCTCCACCTGTGGTTCCCACCTCATTGTTGTTGGTCTCTTCTATGGCTCAGCAATATTTGCATACATGAGACCAAATTCCAAGACAATGAATGAAAAGGATAAAATGATTTCAGTGTTCTATTCAGCAGTTACCCCCATGCTGAACCCCATCATTTACAGCCTGAGAAACAAGGATGTCAAAGGGGCTCTCAGGAGAATGACTTCAAGATAACATTTTCTGAAATGGCAATGTGACTGTGCTGAGCATGACATGTTCTtcaagatttttcttcttttatgtcattcttttacattttcttctcatttttcatatatttttatgctTCATCCAATTGATCATTTAAATGAAAGGGATCTAAATAGACCATGGAAAGAAAATTgaactgaaggaaaagaaaaaagaaaagagaagggctagttttgatttgcaaaaggaggaaaggagaaactgGAATGAAGGGAGCATCTTCCTTCTTAtgtgatggaaggagggagggaaaaagaatgAACAAGGAAGCAATCCTTCACTAGCTTATGCAAGTAAtatggaaattaaaaaataagtatttagtGTCTGTCAAAAAATAAAcccataacaaaacaaaacaaatcagtgGAATAATAATCTTTCACAAACAGGAGTCTATATTTCTGACAATGAAGTTAACTAGAgtcatttatacatgtatacatttatacattatacatttatacatatacatttatttttgaagataCATTTTATACTACAAACACCTTCATAAAGCTTGGGAAGTAGACATGGAAACCAATGTTATATTTCTGGCCTTGATTTTAATTGAAATCATATTAATTTCTGAAATTGAATAGAAAGCATATTAGCAGGATAAGAGGTGATAGAATTACAGGAGTGTTTGCATATTTAAAAGACTAGAtgtaaagctaaaaataaaacagcTGGATAAGAAGACCCTTGAGCTCAATGCTATAGAATTTGACTACTTTCTAATTATGAAGTATCTGAAGATTAGGTGAGTCACAAGAATATTGATAGAGAATGAAGATAATGTCAAAGGATGAAGCTTGGCAAAATTTTCTTGACTTAAGCAGGACATTTGAACTTTGTAATGCAGATGAGAGTTCACATAACAAAGTACAATGAGTGCtaaaatatacacaataaaaaatcACCCTAACAGTTTttagaatttagaaaatatttgcatatatactgAAGAGCAATTTGTAATATTCCTAATTGCTGATAATTTCTTAAAATTAGTAATGAATACACAAAACCCGGTGTAAAAAAGCAATTTAACCCCTGCTGGCAAAATAGGTAAAGTCACACATAAAGTGTTAATGAACATATTTACATAAGCAACAAAATATCAGATTTGATATTTTTGCCTTCTGAATAGAAATTTAAATGATGCAACTTCAAACTATGATGATACATCAAAATGACAATGACAAGATATTAAGTGAAAAGCAAGCATTTCCACTTTGTATATGCCATGTCACTTAAATTTTTACATGACTTGTAAATGgatctgtttgtgtgtatatgggcaTTCGTactatgcatttattttataggCATTTCTCCTATAGTTGAGTATCCAATGAACATGAACAGCTGTCAGATGTAAGGAAGCAGCATAACTTACTGGGTCTTTACAACTCCACTTCTGTGTTGAGATCCTGGATTATTTAGGTTTTCTGCTCATTCAGAGGACATGAGCTCAATCCCCAAAACACTCATtttcagctcacaactgcctggaacaaCAGATCCTGAAGATCTGGAAATTTCTCTGGATTACATTGGCATTCTTAGACATGTCATACACatacgtgcgcacacacacatacacacacacacacacacacacacacacacacacacacacaccactcatgcatttatgcacgcatgcacacactcaaGTAATCAAGGAAAAATGAATAGTCTTTTAATCTTGGTTTATGTAGTTGATGGATGGCCAACGGCAAATTACAGAGTTTGTTTTGCTTAGTTTTGCTCAGCTGTAAAATGGTAACATAAATTATATAACATAAATTATCTAACAGTGCTGATATAAAGATTTATAAAATGTatgctatttaaaaattttaagacaataGTAAGTTGTTTATAAAATATCTCATCATAATAATGGGATCATGTGTAAGCATGGTTACACATGCATAGAGTCCAGGACTCGAGAAACAGAGGCCTTTGCATCTCTGTGaatccaaggccagtctggtataAAGAGTAAGTTCTAAACCAAgggtacataatgagactctgtgcCCCCCAAaatcacataataataataacaacaggaTTAGGGTCTAGATACTATTGCTATTGTAACACGAGAAAATAGTTGGTAGAAGATAGTAAGGATGGTTCACTGTGTTTCACTTAGGAAGAGGATTATTTCATcagctggtttttctttttgcatcctttgggttttttttatgctTTGAGAGTAGAAGTATGCTAATAGAAAAATTCTAAGTTATGGTTAAAATCAATGAAGGACAACTGAACACTTCAATGTACCTGTaatgagaaacaaagagaagcctCAGATTTAACCAGTGTTTTCTCTCTATTTTTGAAACTCTGCATTATTATTAGAAATTTTAAGCCTATAAACTTAGAAAGACCACAAAACAAACGGTGATAACTTATAGTAAGATTCcagtgtatttatatatttgaattaGTTGATCATTTGATTTACTAGTTtgattgtgattttaaaaaaacctaCTATTAAAACACTCTCTGTTACtgcaatttaaaagagaaattgacATTACCATAAAGTTCTGAAATTAGAAGCTTCCTTCAAAGTTAAAACTAAAACATCAAATAACCATATTAATGACACTCAGAAAATTATTATTGTGCTACAACACAATAGTTTGTGTGCAAGGCTGGTCAGTCCACAGAGAAGAGCTGGTTAGCAGTGGTGACTCTTGGGAAGTGGGATACTAGGGAAAGAGGGAAAATGGGAGAGGAGAGACTCTCTATTTTATGCTTATGCATATTACTAGATTTAATTTACAATTTAGCATATAATTGCTatcaaaaatgataaaataaaaactttgaaattatgaatatattaaataatacatGAAGAAATTCAAATTTGGACAATGTAAACTCAGAATGAAAATAGTGACTGAGTGTTGAAAAGCAGAGATGCCATGTGTCTGCTGTGCCACGAGATTAGAAAAGTCTGCTTAAGAGTTAGGTCAGCCCTAAAAATAGCATGTTCCATAAGCCAGAAAACTCACATTATTACCTAGTTCAGAGTAGGATGATTGGTTTGGTAGTGAAGAAATGTGTCAATATAAATTTACAGACATCAAACGTTCAGAGGCATTTAGAGTGTGTGTCTATTcattgcacatgtacacatgcatatgaacAACCCTAAGCATTTAAAAGTAACATCCCTAATTATTCTTCAGTTCTTGTCTTCAGATAATATTTACATGAAAACCACTATATTTCCTGTACTTTCTGTATGAGCCTTGGCTAAAAACACTCTCTAGTTcttgtagtaggtagccattcccgctttgatctggaagttccaacctcctttggggctttggtaactgtcaaggcagggccaagagaggatctgagatctggatgggccggctctcttggttcctggacctggacactggaggtagaccgagctgagttctccagagaacaccaccggactgcgctacacctttcccagaccctgtaacctatcccttcatttgtaagttaccccacaaaataaacctccctttttacTACGTGGAGTTgtcttaatattttaaccaataagTTCTCTGATGCTTCAGACTTTGGAGGAACATTCTGTCCCCTTTGGCTTTTTCTTAAACAATCAGATTCTATGTAAGTGCTTTCTAATATTTTCTGCACAATCAATGAGTTAGATTTGACCATTATTTCTTGTATTATCTATAAAAACATGACATAAACCATTCTTACATAGAGTATTAAGATTAGGTTTAGAGTCCGTTTGCATGATCCTAGGTTGCACTGCTGTTTTAGGATTCTGAAGTGTATATCCTTTATTTATACAATTTGAATTTCAAGAtcccctgtagtgggtagccattccagctttgatctgcaagttccaacccccattgagacttcggcaactgtcacgcctacaaggcgaggccaagggaggcgcctggagacctgagatctgaatgggccagagctctctctctgttccgggaccctggacggtggaggtgggccaagcagagctccagagaacaccgctggactgcgtgtgatacaccttccccagaccccgcgacctacctatcccttaatttgtaagttatgccattaaataaatatccttttaactacgtggagtggccttaataatttcaccaataatcccCTAGCACATGGTcatagtttaatagaaatgggttgtgAGAATACATAAAGAAACTTACGCTAGCACTATCGCGTTAATTCACTGATACCAAGAGAACCATGTTTGAGAAGAGGAGCCATAGGGCATACTGAGACCTGGACATTTGACTGGGAGGATGGAAAGGTCTTGACTTTCAGACCTCAGGACTAATTTCCAGTTATACAGAGGTTATACTCTCAGTAACACCTCAGGGAAGAATGGGAGTTCAGGTTGTCCAAGGAAAGAGACAAGGCTGCAGCCTGTGCACAAACATCAGTAGACACAGCCTTCTGTAATCATCAGGGAATCTGTATCTCATCAGGTACCTGCTGTTTCTCTAGGACCGGAAGCTGGGGTACATATTCCTGTCCTCTCTTAATGATCGAACTGAAATTGTAAAAGAAGGGTGTTCTCTGAGTCAAGGAAGCAGAGGATAATATAAGAGCTTAATTGAGAGGAAGTGGCTGTCCACAGCCCTTGTAGCTACTCTGGGACCTCTAATCAAGACTGAACTCTCCCCAGAGAAGCCTTAGAACAGGGCTCATGAAGATCACCCATTCTCTCTAGAGACCCATGGAAACAGGAGTACACTGCAAAGGAAAAGCCTCTTACTATGTGGAGAAACATGGTTCAGACTGATTCGAAGGAGAAATCACCCCATAGCCTCTTCCCCACTCTCACCTGGAGCACTGGTAGCTGTAATATGCTGAGGCTCGGCCATCATCTGGGCTGTAAGTCCTACTCTACCCTGATACAAGGAGTGCTGAGGTATAACATAATCCAATCCCAAATCTACTGAAAGAATGACCAACCTTGGCCTGGAAGATTTTCCTTCAGGAAGTCTTCAAAGCTGAGGTTCTAAGCACTGTTCTAATAAGGGTACTCTCTGGAGTAATCCCAGTAGTTCACTTAAAAAACATTGCATAATAAGAGAACCAATTGACATTTAGTATTATAATTGCTAAGTGATACACCTCAGTCTCATCTGTTACCAGGTACTACATCAGTGCGTATCAAGCCACTCTAAAGTCTCCATGTCTGCATTGAAAAAGTTGAGAGTACTTTAAACCTTGATAGTGTAAAATGTAGCTGATAGAAGTACATTCATTCCTCAATATTCATCTCAATGTGGAGCAATTCTCTGGGATCTTTACAGATATCAAAATCTGTAAATATTTGAGTATCCCTCATAATTTACTCGTATTTACCTATAATCCAAGTGCACATTCTTCTTTCAGTGACTGTTTATAATATCTAATGTATCTTCACTTATTCAGGAAATACATAAGTTAAAAACTAAGGTCAATTAGGTAGTGCAACTGAGGGTGTAGAACATGTGGCCAGGAGGAACAGGCTGTGAACCCTTTGACTTCTACACAAATCTCCCAAGCTGCTAACTGCCAGAGGATTTCAGCCTCTGTCTGCCTTTGTGCTCAAGACACTCCAGTTGCTTCCTGCTCATATGGGAAAGTCTTACTAGAGGCACGTAGTATATAACCAGATGTCCTGACCATCTGAATGGAGGCTTCACTATCACTTCTGAAACGGATTAGAATAGGAGCCAAGtcatcacacaacacacacccaaataaacaaattcaacagAGAACTACCTGTTGCCTATCCAACTAGCCTTTTAGTCTCCTGTATCAGGCATGGATTCTACAGGCTGAGATTGGGCAGGCTGTGTTGATTTTACCTTACACACAGCCTATGTGCTTAGCTACCTCAccacttcctctcctctccattaCTGCACTCCCTTCCCAGATCGCAACCTCTGAGCTACAGCTTGGATTCACtgattgcttttttattttattcccaaTTGTGTCCTCTTATCACTTCTCTATACAACactgaaaatgatttttcaacATGTAAGTATGCCTTTAATACTCAAGAATAAAACTCACCTCCTATGTTTATACATATGGTTTGAAATTCAGCAGTGGTTCCCATTTGATTGTCTCTGTGAGTTGTCATTTGCAAACCACTTTTATTGCTTTACAACTACTAGTTTGATTTCatctgtttgtttactttttcctCTTATTACTGTGTCTTTAATCAGAGCAATGATTTCTGAGACATAATCACCAAAACATCAACAACACTGTGTAAGTTTTGCTTAATAATTAGACTATACTATATCTAAGACTAGCTGCAAACACTATAACTTATTATGCCATTTCCAGTGTCAGAgcagtctatttttaaaattttgcatcTGTGGACTCATACTTTTATAAAAGACATAtatatttctcaaaaacaaaatgaaagggaaaaaagaagaaaaaggtaaaaagtatatattccttttaaaaactattacatTTACCAGATAAAATAGTTCTGATAGGTCGATGTAGAAATTCCTATATAGTTTTAGTTATCAGAATTGAACAAGCCTATCTTAGAGTGACTCCAGACTACAGACCATGAAGAGCACAGGGCGATTTACAGCTCTACTCCTAGAATACAAGTCAGCATGTGAGGTCAATTTCAAGGTAATAATAAACATCTGTTAGTTTTGattctctcattttattttcttgtctctattGATCCAGCACCCAGCAATCTCCTTGgtcatagaagagaaaatgaatggtGCATAGTTGTGCATAATTGGAGGTAGGCAGACCATAA includes:
- the LOC131900656 gene encoding olfactory receptor 2D3-like, whose amino-acid sequence is MGEDNRTSVTEFIFLGLSQDPQTQALLFFLFLLIYLLTVLGNLLIIVLIHTDPRLHTPMYFFLRNLSFADLCFSTTTVPQVLIHFLVKRKTISFAGCSTQIVVLLLVGCTDCALLAVMSYDRYVAVCKPLHYSTIMTHWVCVQLAAGSWASGTFVSLVDATFTLCLPYRGNNVINHFFCEPPALLKLASADTYSTEMAIFAMGVIILLAPVSLILISYWNIISTVIQMQSGEGRLKVFSTCGSHLIVVGLFYGSAIFAYMRPNSKTMNEKDKMISVFYSAVTPMLNPIIYSLRNKDVKGALRRMTSR